One genomic window of Campylobacter sp. MIT 99-7217 includes the following:
- the mqnE gene encoding aminofutalosine synthase MqnE, producing the protein MEKLIKTLENGERLSEEQAFKLYDLDLFTLAKYAHEKRSKLHGKKVYFNINRHINPTNICADTCKFCAFSAHRKNPNPYLMSHEEIMKIVDDTVKNDTKEVHIVSAHNKDTSWQWYLGIFKMIKEKYPQIHIKAMTAAEIDFLHRRFKMSYEEVIDKMLEYGVDSMPGGGAEIFDEQVRKKICNGKVSSENWLKIHALWHKKGRQSNATMLFGHIEEKEHRIDHMLRLRKLQDETGGFNAFIPLVWQVDNSFLEAKKIMDSEEILKTIAISRLVLDNIKNIKAYWATMGINLAMVAQEFGANDLDGTIEKESIQSAGGAKSAKGQSLKTFIDMIKTSNLIPIERDSLYNELRVY; encoded by the coding sequence ATGGAAAAACTTATTAAAACCCTAGAAAATGGCGAACGATTGAGTGAAGAACAAGCTTTTAAGCTCTATGATCTTGATCTTTTTACCTTGGCAAAATATGCTCATGAAAAACGTAGTAAGCTTCATGGAAAAAAGGTGTATTTTAACATAAATCGCCATATAAATCCTACAAATATTTGTGCAGATACTTGTAAATTCTGTGCCTTTTCAGCACACCGCAAAAATCCAAATCCTTATTTGATGAGTCATGAAGAGATTATGAAGATTGTTGATGATACGGTAAAAAATGATACAAAAGAAGTGCATATCGTATCAGCACATAATAAAGACACAAGCTGGCAATGGTATTTGGGTATTTTTAAGATGATTAAAGAAAAATATCCACAAATTCATATCAAAGCGATGACGGCAGCGGAAATCGACTTTTTACACCGCCGTTTTAAGATGAGCTACGAAGAAGTAATCGATAAAATGCTTGAATATGGCGTGGATTCGATGCCCGGAGGTGGAGCTGAAATTTTTGATGAGCAGGTGCGTAAAAAAATTTGCAATGGCAAGGTGAGTAGCGAAAATTGGCTTAAAATTCATGCTTTATGGCATAAAAAAGGTAGGCAAAGTAACGCTACCATGCTTTTTGGTCATATAGAAGAAAAGGAACATAGAATCGATCATATGTTAAGACTTCGTAAGCTTCAAGATGAAACAGGAGGTTTTAACGCCTTTATACCACTTGTTTGGCAGGTGGATAATAGCTTTTTAGAAGCTAAAAAGATCATGGATAGCGAGGAGATCTTAAAAACCATAGCTATTTCAAGACTTGTGCTTGATAATATCAAAAATATCAAGGCATATTGGGCAACCATGGGCATAAATTTAGCTATGGTGGCACAAGAATTTGGTGCAAATGATCTTGATGGCACTATAGAAAAAGAAAGCATACAAAGTGCTGGCGGGGCAAAATCAGCCAAGGGTCAAAGCCTAAAAACTTTCATCGATATGATAAAAACTTCAAATTTAATCCCCATCGAAAGAGATAGCTTGTATAATGAACTTAGGGTGTATTAG